A section of the Gallus gallus isolate bGalGal1 chromosome 4, bGalGal1.mat.broiler.GRCg7b, whole genome shotgun sequence genome encodes:
- the ADAM33 gene encoding disintegrin and metalloproteinase domain-containing protein 33 precursor has translation MARLAPHVSPKWRGFAVIFGDHVLLLGLLLLPGHGGAAGTRGPMSHGERVTPHWLLGGRSRRAVSLDDEVPAPARAEVAVMAEGRELILVLERNQLLAPGYTETHYTTDGQPVTVTPNHTDHCHYHGHVRGHRNSWVVLSTCSGMRGLIAVSSNDTYYLHPVGTPEPNHHLIHRAEHLHIPGGTCAHGSDFGNTIDDITRLFQLVDRRVKRDAWRTMKYMELFIVADHTLFRNQNLNLGLTKQRIVEIANYVDKFYRLLNIKVALIGLEVWTERDQCTVTSDANATLWAFLQWKKALRARKKHDNAQLLTGKTFRGTTIGMAPLEGMCSADNSGGVSVDHSELPIGAAATMAHEIGHNFGMSHDSQGCCVEATPEQGGCVMAAATGHPFPRVFSSCSKRQLENYFQKGGGMCLFNLPDTKDLVVGRKCGNGFLEDGEDCDCGEVEECTNPCCNAHNCTLKMGAQCAHGDCCQNCRLKVAGTICREAAGSCDLPEYCTGASPYCPANVYLLDGSSCAYGEAYCNNGMCMTHHQQCVQLWGPGAWPAPAACFQDVNMAGNTYGNCGKDSQGRYVKCDKRDAMCGKIQCQSSAKKPQGTNTVSIDTTIRFNGREVKCRGTYMYTAKDDEEDLSDPGLVMTGTKCGDGMVCKDRRCQNASLFELEKCVSRCNGHGVCNSNKNCHCNAGWAPPYCEKPGLGGSVDSGPVQHDNHEAILVTILLIFLLFLPVLVGSIYFWYRRENSLLNKWIKEVRRRSRETYRNTTFGRKATSGHSKAAFTLRNISTSSHDNKAARAAFPPKTCPRQPGFQPVNVVHPFRPPPHSIPPRPRDPKPARPPPPASKSPMVPTKTVVSQAKLPPPKKPLPSSPVRTPVVGPKHQPPRRPLPGCPFLAKELPPAHGQTLLVTVPPTNFKAFGTSATSHSTRPSKPMPPQRPVPAIKVQSTSFPLKK, from the exons GCTGCTGGCACCAGGCTATACTGAGACGCACTACACCACAGATGGGCAGCCCGTGACGGTGACCCCCAACCACACG GACCACTGCCACTACCATGGGCACGTACGGGGCCACAGGAACTCCTGGGTCGTCCTCAGCACCTGCTCAGGAATGCG GGGCTTGATTGCGGTGAGCAGCAATGATACCTACTACCTGCACCCTGTGGGGACACCTGAGCCGAACCACCACCTCatccacagagcagagcacctGCACATCCCTGGTGGCACCTGTGCCCACGGCAGTGACTTTGGGAACACTATTGATGACATCACCCGGCTCTTCCAGCTGGTGGACCGGCGG GTGAAGAGAGATGCCTGGAGGACCATGAAGTACATGGAGCTCTTCATCGTTGCTGACCACACGCTG TTCAGGAACCAGAACCTCAACCTGGGCCTCACCAAGCAGCGAATCGTGGAGATCGCCAACTACGTGGACAAG TTCTACAGGTTGCTGAACATCAAGGTGGCCCTGATTGGACTGGAGGTGTGGACGGAGCGGGACCAGTGCACTGTCACCAGCGATGCCAACGCCACGCTCTGGGCCTTCCTGCAGTGGAAGAAGGCTCTGAGGGCTCGCAAGAAGCACGACAACGCGCAGCTGCTGAC CGGGAAGACATTCCGGGGGACGACCATTGGCATGGCCCCACTGGAGGGAATGTGCAGTGCAGACAACTCCGGAGGGGTCAGCGTG GACCACTCGGAGCTTCCCATTGGAGCAGCAGCCACCATGGCCCATGAGATTGGCCACAACTTCGGCATGAGCCACGACAGCCAAGGCTGCTGCGTGGAGGCCACCCCGGAACAAGGAGGCTGTGTGATGGCAGCGGCCACCGG GCACCCCTTCCCACGTgtcttcagctcctgcagcaagaGGCAGTTGGAGAACTACTTCCAGAAGGGAGGTGGCATGTGTCTCTTCAACCTGCCCGACACCAAGGACCTGGTGGTGGGACGGAAATGTGGCAACGGCTTTCTGGAAGATGGAGAGGACTGTGACTGTGGGGAGGTGGAG GAGTGCACCAACCCATGCTGCAATGCACACAACTGCACGCTGAAGATGGGGGCTCAGTGTGCCCATGGTGACTGCTGCCAGAACTGCAGG CTGAAGGTGGCTGGGACCAtctgcagggaagcagcaggatCCTGTGACCTCCCTGAATACTGCACTGGTGCCTCACCCTACTGCCCAGCCAATGTGTACCTGCTGGATGGCTCGTCCTGTGCCTATGGTGAGGCATACTGCAACAATGGCATGTGCATGACCCACCACCAACAGTGTGTCCAGCTCTGGGGACCAG GAGCCTGgccagccccagctgcctgtTTCCAAGATGTGAACATGGCTGGGAACACCTATGGCAACTGTGGCAAAGACAGCCAAGGGCGCTACGTGAAGTGCGACAAGAG AGATGCCATGTGTGGCAAGATCCAGTGCCAGAGCTCAGCCAAGAAGCCCCAGGGGACCAACACTGTCTCCATTGACACCACCATCCGCTTCAATGGACGGGAGGTGAAGTGCCGGGGCACCTACATGTACACTGCCAAGGATGATGAAGAAGACCTCTCCGACCCTGGGCTGGTGATGACGGGGACGAAATGTGGAGATGGAATG GTTTGCAAAGACCGCCGGTGCCAGAACGCCTCCCTTTTTGAGCTGGAGAAGTGCGTTTCCCGGTGCAACGGCCATGGG GTTTGCAACAGCAACAAGAACTGCCACTGCAACGCGGGTTGGGCTCCTCCATACTGCGAGAAGCCGGGCTTGGGAGGCAGCGTGGACAGTGGCCCCGTGCAGCATGACA ATCACGAAGCCATCTTGGTAACAATTCTGCTCAtcttcctgctcttcctccCGGTCCTGGTGGGGAGCATTTACTTCTGGTACCGGCGGGAGAACTCGCTTCTGAATAAGTGGATCAaggaggtgaggaggaggagccgGGAGACATACAG GAACACAACCTTCGGTCGGAAGGCAACCAGTGGCCATTCCAAAGCTGCTTTCACCTTACGGAACATTTCCACCTCCAGCCATGATAACAAA GCGGCGCGGGCTGCGTTCCCCCCCAAAACCTGCCCTCGCCAACCTGGCTTCCAACCCGTCAACGTTGTCCATCCCTTTCGACCACCTCCTCACTCCATCCCTCCACGCCCAAGGGACCCCAAGCCTGCCAGACCACCTCCTCCAGCCAGCAAGTCGCCCATGGTCCCCACCAAAACAGTCGTCTCTCAAGCAAAGCTGCCTCCTCCTAAGAAACCTCTTCCCTCCAGCCCTGTGAGGACGCCAGTG GTGGGCCCAAAGCACCAGCCGCCACGTCGGCCACTGCCTGGATGTCCTTTTCTGGCCAAAGAGCTGCCTCCTGCACATGGACAGACCCTGCTGGTCACGGTCCCTCCTACCAACTTCAAGGCCTTTGGTACAAGTGCCACGAGCCACTCGACGAGGCCATCCAA GCCGATGCCACCTCAAAG GCCAGTCCCAGCCATCAAAGTCCAGTCAACCTCCTTCCCCTTGAAGAAGTGA